In Streptomyces sp. NBC_00448, the following are encoded in one genomic region:
- a CDS encoding GntR family transcriptional regulator: protein MKESLHSAMAAELRRRIRSGEIGVGESLPSEADLCEEFSASRTPVRQALATLREEGLISGGQGKRSMVLDAVPSQPFGSFLSFTMRAELTGHVPGQRLQEIALRRPDRAVAAALQIGADELVVQLLRLRLLNGRPAMLERMTYTESVGRPLMSADLDAGSIYALLTELGTDLASARHTFDAVAADATDAELLDVAPGSALLRERRLTTDSQGVPIEWSDDRYRPDVATVTVTNTRSTRTARL, encoded by the coding sequence GTGAAGGAGTCTCTGCACAGCGCCATGGCAGCCGAGTTGCGTCGGCGCATCCGAAGCGGCGAGATCGGGGTCGGGGAGTCGCTGCCCTCGGAGGCCGACCTCTGCGAGGAGTTCTCAGCCTCGCGCACCCCGGTACGGCAGGCGCTGGCGACGCTGCGCGAGGAGGGCCTGATCAGCGGCGGCCAGGGGAAGCGCTCCATGGTCCTGGACGCCGTGCCGTCCCAGCCGTTCGGGTCGTTCCTGTCCTTCACCATGCGCGCCGAGCTCACCGGACACGTCCCGGGCCAGCGTCTCCAGGAGATCGCCCTGCGCCGCCCCGACCGGGCGGTGGCCGCCGCCCTCCAGATCGGCGCCGACGAGCTGGTGGTCCAACTCCTGCGGCTGCGCCTGCTCAACGGCCGGCCGGCCATGCTGGAGCGGATGACCTACACCGAGTCGGTCGGACGGCCGCTGATGAGCGCGGATCTCGACGCGGGCTCGATCTACGCGCTGCTCACCGAGCTGGGTACGGATCTCGCCTCGGCCCGGCACACCTTCGACGCGGTGGCCGCCGACGCCACCGACGCCGAACTGCTCGACGTGGCACCGGGGTCGGCGCTGCTGCGGGAGCGGCGTCTGACCACCGACTCCCAGGGCGTGCCGATCGAGTGGTCCGACGACCGCTACCGGCCGGACGTGGCCACCGTGACGGTGACCAACACCCGTAGTACGCGCACCGCGAGGCTCTGA